In Catalinimonas alkaloidigena, a single genomic region encodes these proteins:
- the rsmH gene encoding 16S rRNA (cytosine(1402)-N(4))-methyltransferase RsmH — protein sequence MPIESVYHQPVLLAESVEALQVRPDGVYADLTFGGGGHSRAILEQLDGGRLFGFDQDEAAVANVPPDWKARGFTLIEGNFRYLQRYLRLYNISQVDGILADLGVSSHQFDTPERGFSTRFEADLDMRMDRRTVRTAKDLLNDFSEKDLHRILGMYGEVRNARTLAAELVRVRAEHPFQTVDDLKGVLRRLAPRGKEHKYYAQVFQALRIELNDEMAALREMLTQAAAMLKPGGRLVVISYHSLEDRLVKRFISTGKFEGEAEKDLYGNVQAPLRAVTRRPIEPEADEVARNPRARSAKLRVGEKV from the coding sequence ATGCCTATTGAGTCGGTTTACCATCAGCCCGTTTTATTGGCTGAGAGTGTCGAAGCGCTTCAGGTACGTCCCGATGGTGTCTATGCGGATCTGACTTTTGGCGGCGGCGGCCACAGTCGTGCCATTCTGGAGCAGCTCGACGGCGGGCGGCTCTTTGGATTCGACCAGGACGAAGCGGCCGTAGCCAACGTCCCGCCCGACTGGAAAGCACGCGGCTTTACGCTGATCGAGGGCAACTTCCGCTACCTGCAACGCTACCTGCGCCTGTACAACATTTCCCAGGTCGACGGCATCCTGGCCGATCTGGGCGTCTCTTCCCATCAATTCGATACCCCCGAGCGGGGCTTTTCCACGCGGTTCGAGGCTGACCTCGACATGCGGATGGACCGGCGTACCGTGCGTACGGCGAAAGATCTTCTGAACGACTTCTCGGAAAAAGACCTGCACCGCATTCTGGGGATGTACGGCGAAGTACGCAACGCCCGGACGCTGGCGGCCGAGCTGGTGCGGGTGCGGGCAGAACATCCGTTTCAGACGGTCGACGACCTGAAGGGCGTGCTGCGTCGGCTGGCGCCCCGCGGCAAAGAGCATAAATACTACGCGCAGGTGTTTCAGGCGCTGCGCATCGAGCTGAACGACGAAATGGCGGCGTTGCGCGAGATGCTGACGCAGGCCGCTGCCATGCTGAAGCCGGGCGGGCGGCTGGTGGTGATCTCGTACCACTCGCTGGAAGACCGCCTCGTGAAACGCTTCATCAGTACCGGCAAGTTTGAGGGCGAAGCCGAGAAGGACCTGTACGGCAACGTGCAGGCCCCGTTGCGGGCGGTAACGCGCCGTCCCATCGAGCCGGAAGCGGACGAGGTGGCGCGCAATCCGCGGGCCCGCAGCGCGAAACTCCGCGTCGGCGAGAAAGTGTAG
- the murG gene encoding undecaprenyldiphospho-muramoylpentapeptide beta-N-acetylglucosaminyltransferase yields MAAEKPSLKVIISGGGTGGHIFPAIAIARALQAHDPRTEVLFVGARNRMEMQKVPQAGYPIVGLWISGIQRRLTLDNLLFPVKLVTSIAKARKVIKDFKPDVAVGVGGYASGPLLYAAARAGVPTLIQEQNSYAGLTNKWLSRYASKICVAYEGMEKFFPAEKIVLTGNPVRKDIADAQAKREQALKHFKLSPDRPVVLTIGGSLGARTINRSIAESLYKFEQAGYQLIWQTGESYAETGQRQAQPFERSGVRMLPFIKEMDLAYAAADVVISRAGALSISELCIVGKPAVLVPSPNVSEDHQTKNAMALVNRNAAVLVRDAEAEEKLFESLDALMKDEAQQKQLADNIKAMAHVQADQEIARYVRELAGK; encoded by the coding sequence ATGGCCGCAGAAAAGCCATCGCTTAAAGTCATCATCAGTGGCGGAGGAACCGGCGGACACATCTTCCCGGCCATCGCCATCGCGCGGGCGTTGCAGGCCCACGATCCTCGTACCGAGGTGCTGTTCGTCGGCGCGCGCAACCGCATGGAGATGCAGAAAGTACCGCAGGCGGGCTACCCGATCGTGGGCTTGTGGATCAGCGGGATTCAGCGGCGCCTGACGCTCGACAATCTGCTGTTTCCCGTCAAGCTGGTGACCAGCATCGCCAAGGCGCGGAAGGTGATCAAAGATTTTAAACCCGATGTGGCGGTGGGCGTCGGGGGCTATGCCAGCGGGCCGTTGCTGTACGCGGCGGCGCGGGCCGGGGTGCCCACCCTCATTCAGGAGCAGAACTCGTACGCGGGACTGACCAACAAGTGGCTCTCGCGCTACGCGTCGAAGATTTGTGTGGCCTACGAGGGCATGGAGAAATTCTTTCCGGCCGAAAAGATTGTGCTGACCGGCAATCCGGTGCGCAAGGACATCGCCGATGCGCAGGCGAAACGCGAGCAGGCCCTGAAGCACTTCAAGCTTTCGCCCGACCGGCCAGTGGTGCTGACCATTGGGGGGAGTCTGGGCGCGCGGACCATCAACCGGAGCATCGCCGAGTCGCTTTACAAGTTTGAGCAGGCGGGCTATCAGTTGATCTGGCAGACGGGCGAATCGTACGCAGAAACAGGACAGCGGCAGGCGCAACCCTTCGAGCGGAGCGGCGTGCGGATGTTGCCTTTCATCAAAGAGATGGACTTGGCCTACGCCGCCGCCGACGTGGTGATTTCGCGGGCCGGTGCGCTGTCGATCTCCGAGCTGTGCATCGTCGGCAAGCCGGCGGTGCTGGTGCCGTCGCCCAACGTGTCGGAAGATCACCAGACCAAAAACGCGATGGCGCTGGTCAACCGAAATGCCGCCGTGTTGGTGCGCGATGCGGAGGCAGAAGAAAAATTGTTCGAGTCGCTCGATGCCCTGATGAAAGACGAGGCACAACAGAAACAACTGGCCGACAACATCAAGGCGATGGCCCATGTGCAGGCCGACCAGGAGATCGCTCGGTACGTGCGGGAGCTGGCCGGGAAGTAG
- a CDS encoding penicillin-binding protein → MNIKISILLRARIAFLMVVVIFAGGILYRMFWLQWVEGAYWKEVAVKNRLNYREVKATRGNIYSDNGSLLATSLPFYRVAFDPTVVDRDIFERDIDSLAYHLAKFFGERTKAEYVRKIRDYRRRDRRFLYLSRRTIDYSKKKEMATWPIFREGRMGGGVIFERVNRRFNPFTHLAQRTVGYMREDNTGGAGLEYSFNQELSGKNGMALFQKTAGGFWKPVDDASAVKPEDGYDIVTTIDVNWQDVAETALLRALEEREADNGCVVVMEVATGHIKAMANLGKNGKNGYTERYNYAVAGRTDPGSTFKLASYMALFEETSLTPKDSIETGDGEFKFYRSTLRDSHYGGFGTLTLKDAFAKSSNIAIAKLTNQAFGQNPQRFVDYIYSFGLGRPLHFQMIGEGEPYIKSPSDRTWSGITLPWMSVGYELQISPLQILTFYNAVANGGRMIRPIIVREVRHADKVVDTFETAVINEKICSDKTLGYLRGMLESVVDSGTASNIRNAAYKIAGKTGTSQKIENGRYTKNYYTSFAGYFPADQPKYSCIVVIDNPQNGFNRYAGDVAAPVFKEVADKIYGMDVELHREFAAEKPAPGTFPVIQAGYYHDLARLCNEMGISNHTQNPGDDWVRADVVNNGIFWKNAEAVPGQMPNVTGMTLRDALYILENRGVNVKHEGRGRVARQWPTPDMNIIEGATVSLKLEE, encoded by the coding sequence ATGAATATTAAGATTTCCATCCTGCTTCGTGCGCGGATCGCCTTCCTGATGGTGGTGGTGATCTTTGCGGGCGGCATTCTGTACCGGATGTTCTGGTTGCAGTGGGTGGAAGGTGCTTACTGGAAAGAGGTGGCCGTGAAAAATCGCCTCAATTACCGCGAGGTGAAAGCCACACGTGGCAACATCTATTCGGACAACGGCAGCCTGCTGGCGACCTCGCTGCCTTTTTACCGGGTTGCGTTCGACCCGACCGTGGTCGATCGTGATATTTTTGAGCGCGATATCGATTCGCTGGCCTACCACCTGGCGAAATTTTTCGGCGAGCGGACCAAAGCCGAGTACGTCCGGAAGATCCGCGACTACCGCCGGCGCGACCGGCGTTTTCTCTACCTGAGCCGCCGCACAATCGACTACAGCAAGAAAAAAGAGATGGCGACGTGGCCCATTTTCCGGGAAGGCCGGATGGGCGGCGGTGTCATTTTTGAGCGGGTCAACCGCCGGTTCAATCCGTTTACGCACCTGGCGCAGCGAACCGTCGGCTACATGCGCGAGGACAATACCGGAGGGGCCGGACTGGAGTACAGCTTCAACCAGGAGCTTTCGGGCAAAAACGGCATGGCGCTGTTTCAGAAAACGGCCGGGGGCTTCTGGAAACCGGTCGACGATGCGTCGGCCGTGAAGCCGGAAGATGGGTACGACATCGTGACGACCATCGACGTCAACTGGCAGGACGTGGCCGAAACGGCACTGCTCCGCGCGCTGGAAGAGCGCGAGGCCGACAACGGCTGCGTCGTGGTGATGGAAGTGGCGACGGGCCACATCAAAGCGATGGCCAACCTCGGAAAAAACGGCAAGAACGGCTATACCGAACGCTACAACTACGCCGTGGCGGGGCGGACCGACCCGGGGTCTACGTTCAAACTGGCGTCGTACATGGCGCTGTTCGAAGAAACGTCGCTGACGCCGAAAGACAGCATCGAGACCGGCGACGGTGAATTTAAATTTTACCGCAGCACCCTGCGCGATTCCCACTACGGCGGGTTCGGTACGCTGACGCTGAAGGATGCGTTCGCCAAATCGTCGAATATCGCCATCGCCAAGCTGACCAACCAGGCCTTCGGGCAAAATCCGCAACGCTTTGTCGACTACATCTACAGTTTCGGGCTGGGGCGTCCGCTCCATTTCCAGATGATCGGCGAAGGCGAGCCTTACATCAAAAGTCCCTCGGATCGTACGTGGAGCGGCATTACGCTGCCGTGGATGTCCGTCGGGTACGAGTTGCAGATCTCGCCGCTTCAGATCCTGACCTTCTATAACGCCGTCGCCAACGGAGGGCGCATGATCCGGCCGATCATCGTTCGTGAAGTGCGCCACGCCGACAAAGTGGTCGACACGTTCGAGACGGCGGTGATCAACGAAAAAATCTGTTCGGACAAAACGCTGGGCTACCTGCGGGGCATGCTCGAAAGCGTGGTCGACAGCGGCACGGCCAGCAACATCCGCAACGCGGCCTACAAAATTGCGGGCAAAACCGGCACGTCGCAGAAAATCGAGAACGGCCGCTACACCAAAAATTACTACACGTCGTTCGCCGGGTATTTTCCGGCCGATCAGCCCAAGTACAGCTGCATCGTGGTGATCGACAACCCGCAGAACGGCTTCAACCGCTACGCAGGCGATGTGGCAGCTCCGGTCTTTAAAGAGGTGGCCGATAAAATCTACGGCATGGACGTGGAACTACACCGCGAGTTTGCGGCAGAGAAGCCCGCGCCCGGCACATTCCCCGTGATTCAGGCGGGCTACTATCACGACCTGGCGCGGCTGTGCAACGAGATGGGCATTTCGAACCACACGCAGAACCCCGGCGACGACTGGGTGCGCGCCGATGTGGTCAACAACGGCATCTTCTGGAAAAACGCGGAAGCGGTGCCCGGCCAGATGCCCAACGTAACGGGCATGACCCTGCGCGATGCGCTCTACATCCTGGAAAACAGAGGCGTCAACGTAAAACACGAAGGACGGGGCCGCGTGGCGCGGCAGTGGCCCACGCCCGACATGAACATCATCGAAGGGGCCACCGTGTCGCTCAAACTGGAAGAATAA
- a CDS encoding UDP-N-acetylmuramoyl-L-alanyl-D-glutamate--2,6-diaminopimelate ligase — protein sequence MQTLKDLLYKVSLEEVAGDMEVEVNAIVFDSRQVKPGCVFVATRGTTVDGHTFIEKAVADGATAVVGEAMPVVRQSNVTYVTVKESREALGIMASHFYGNPSTKLKLVGVTGTNGKTTTVTLLHQLFRKLGYQVGLLSTVQNQINEEILPSTHTTPDAVRMNELMAQMVERGCTHCFMEVSSHSVDQRRIAGLKYKGAIFSNITHDHLDYHKTFDAYIKAKKAFFDGLSADAFALVNGDDKRGFVMLQNTKAAKYYFALKTEADFKGRLLANSLQGLEMDIDGKPVWFQLIGAFNAYNILSVYGAAVLLGEDSEEVLTQLSSIKPSIGRFDQLEFDGITAIVDYAHTPDALENVLQTIDDLRSGGEQVITLVGCGGNRDKTKRPLMAQIACRFSDKVILTSDNPRDEDPAEILKEMEAGISPSDRRKVLTIVDRREAIKTACMLSQPKDIMLVAGKGHETYQEIKGVKYPFDDKQVVMEAFKTVKG from the coding sequence TTGCAAACGCTCAAAGACCTATTGTATAAAGTATCGCTGGAAGAAGTAGCCGGCGATATGGAGGTGGAAGTCAACGCCATCGTATTCGACTCGCGTCAGGTAAAACCGGGCTGTGTGTTTGTCGCTACGCGCGGTACTACGGTCGATGGGCATACCTTTATCGAAAAGGCGGTGGCCGATGGCGCAACGGCTGTGGTGGGCGAGGCGATGCCGGTCGTGCGGCAGTCGAACGTGACGTACGTGACGGTGAAAGAAAGCCGCGAGGCGCTGGGCATCATGGCGAGCCATTTTTACGGCAATCCGTCTACCAAGCTCAAGCTCGTCGGCGTGACGGGTACCAACGGAAAGACCACAACCGTCACACTACTGCACCAGCTTTTCCGCAAACTGGGCTATCAGGTCGGCTTGCTCTCGACCGTACAGAACCAGATTAACGAAGAAATTCTGCCCTCGACCCACACCACGCCCGACGCCGTGCGGATGAACGAACTGATGGCGCAGATGGTGGAGCGGGGCTGCACGCACTGCTTCATGGAAGTGAGTTCGCACTCGGTCGACCAGCGGCGGATCGCCGGGCTGAAGTACAAAGGGGCGATTTTCTCGAACATCACCCACGACCACCTCGATTACCACAAAACCTTCGACGCGTACATCAAGGCAAAAAAGGCGTTTTTCGACGGGCTGTCGGCCGATGCGTTTGCGCTCGTCAACGGCGACGACAAGCGCGGCTTTGTGATGTTGCAAAACACCAAAGCCGCCAAATACTACTTCGCACTCAAAACCGAAGCCGACTTCAAAGGGCGCCTTCTGGCCAACTCGCTGCAAGGGCTGGAGATGGACATCGACGGCAAGCCCGTCTGGTTTCAGTTGATCGGGGCGTTCAACGCCTACAACATCCTGTCGGTTTACGGCGCGGCCGTGCTGCTGGGCGAAGATTCGGAGGAAGTGCTGACGCAGCTTTCCAGCATCAAGCCTTCCATCGGGCGGTTCGACCAGTTGGAGTTCGACGGCATTACCGCCATTGTGGACTACGCCCACACGCCCGACGCCCTGGAAAACGTCTTGCAGACCATCGACGATTTGCGATCGGGTGGCGAGCAGGTCATTACGCTGGTCGGCTGCGGCGGCAACCGCGACAAAACGAAACGTCCGCTGATGGCGCAGATCGCCTGCCGTTTCAGCGACAAAGTCATTCTTACTTCTGATAATCCCCGCGACGAAGATCCGGCCGAAATCCTGAAAGAGATGGAGGCGGGCATCAGTCCCTCCGACCGCCGGAAGGTGCTGACCATCGTCGATCGTCGCGAAGCCATTAAAACCGCTTGTATGCTTTCCCAACCCAAAGACATTATGCTGGTAGCGGGCAAAGGCCACGAAACCTACCAGGAAATTAAAGGCGTCAAATATCCTTTTGACGACAAGCAAGTAGTGATGGAGGCATTTAAAACGGTGAAAGGCTAA
- a CDS encoding FtsW/RodA/SpoVE family cell cycle protein — MSDTAQTASWRTWIDRNLQGDWGIWFIVMALCFISVLVVYSATGTLAYKRMEGDTEYYLLRHGSLVILGLLFMWGAHKLDYRWYATLSRLALVLSVPLLIYAWKFGDTLNDASRWITIPLIQQSFQPSDLAKLALISHVALMLAKRQEKISNPYETFLPILGWCFVICVLIAMSNYSTAMLLFATCMLLMFIGRVPTKYLAMLVGVGLVGGLLAGSIGERGATFISRIEAFRESFSDPDKVPFQAQQSYIAVASGGIKGKGPGHSDQRDFLPHPYSDFIYAIIVEEYGMIGGVGVLALYLVLLYRGLVVASQTTDAFGGLLAAGLSFSLVLQALTNMAVAVGLVPITGQPLPLLSMGGTSLLFTGISLGIILSVSKGKPVTENKRSKTNGRRKAIA; from the coding sequence ATGAGCGATACGGCACAAACCGCTTCCTGGCGCACCTGGATCGACCGCAACCTGCAGGGCGATTGGGGCATCTGGTTTATCGTAATGGCCTTGTGTTTCATCAGCGTACTGGTGGTCTACAGCGCGACGGGGACGCTGGCCTACAAGCGGATGGAGGGCGACACCGAGTATTACCTGCTGCGGCACGGTTCGCTGGTAATTTTGGGGCTGCTGTTCATGTGGGGCGCGCACAAACTGGACTACCGGTGGTACGCCACCTTGTCGCGCCTGGCGCTGGTTTTATCCGTACCCTTGCTGATTTACGCCTGGAAATTCGGGGATACCCTAAACGATGCTTCCCGGTGGATCACCATTCCGCTCATTCAACAGTCGTTTCAGCCGTCCGATTTGGCGAAGCTGGCGCTGATCTCGCACGTGGCGCTGATGCTGGCCAAGCGCCAGGAAAAAATCAGCAACCCGTACGAAACGTTCCTGCCCATTCTGGGGTGGTGTTTCGTGATTTGCGTCCTGATTGCCATGTCGAACTACTCGACGGCGATGCTGTTGTTTGCCACCTGCATGCTGCTGATGTTTATCGGACGTGTGCCCACCAAGTACCTGGCGATGCTGGTCGGGGTGGGGCTGGTCGGCGGGCTGCTGGCCGGCAGCATTGGGGAACGGGGCGCTACGTTCATCTCCCGGATCGAGGCGTTCCGGGAATCGTTTTCCGATCCTGATAAGGTGCCGTTTCAGGCCCAGCAATCGTACATCGCGGTGGCGAGCGGGGGAATCAAAGGCAAAGGACCAGGCCACAGCGACCAGCGCGACTTTCTGCCGCACCCGTACTCCGATTTTATCTACGCCATCATCGTCGAAGAGTACGGCATGATCGGGGGCGTGGGGGTGCTGGCGCTGTACCTCGTACTGTTGTATCGGGGGCTGGTGGTGGCCAGTCAGACCACCGACGCCTTCGGGGGATTGCTGGCGGCGGGCCTCAGTTTTAGTCTGGTGTTGCAAGCGCTCACCAACATGGCCGTGGCGGTGGGGCTGGTACCCATCACGGGGCAACCGCTGCCGTTGCTCAGCATGGGCGGCACTTCGTTGTTATTCACAGGCATTTCACTCGGCATCATCCTGAGCGTGAGCAAGGGAAAGCCGGTTACTGAAAATAAACGATCAAAGACCAATGGCCGCAGAAAAGCCATCGCTTAA
- the murD gene encoding UDP-N-acetylmuramoyl-L-alanine--D-glutamate ligase, translating to MIVILGAGESGTGAALLAQAKGYDVFVSERGTLAEKYRQVLQEHHIPFEEGGHTEEKILAAELVIKSPGIPDKAPLVQQLKAQGTPILDELEWASRFTDATLVAITGSNGKTTTTLLTHHLLTHAALPYGLAGNVGQSLAKQVTAGHQPGYVVEMSSFQLDHIEAFRPRVAVLLNITPDHLDRYEYKFEKYIDSKFRITENQTADDFLIYYQEDPVVREELAKRSVAAALLPVSLADVLPEGAFVEGTDLRIKVGKTDWRFAIDALPIKGKHNLINAGAALLAVALLGADEARVRQGLQTFRNAPHRLEDAGTVQGVRFINDSKATNVDSVKYALDAVPAPIVWIAGGVDKGNDYGQIADLVRAKVKALVCMGTDNQPLQKAFGSFGMLVRETASMADALRVAFAEAAAGDTVLLSPACASFDLFRNYEDRGEQFKAQVQQLQSTQTTTPS from the coding sequence ATGATCGTCATTTTAGGAGCAGGAGAAAGTGGAACGGGAGCGGCGCTACTGGCGCAGGCGAAAGGCTACGACGTGTTTGTGTCGGAACGGGGCACCCTTGCCGAAAAGTACCGGCAGGTGTTGCAGGAGCACCATATTCCATTTGAAGAGGGTGGTCATACGGAAGAAAAAATTTTAGCGGCCGAGTTGGTGATCAAAAGCCCTGGCATCCCCGACAAAGCGCCGCTTGTGCAGCAACTAAAGGCGCAAGGCACGCCCATCCTCGACGAGCTGGAGTGGGCCAGCCGCTTTACCGACGCCACGCTGGTAGCGATTACGGGGAGTAACGGCAAAACCACGACGACGCTGTTGACGCACCACCTGCTGACTCATGCCGCGCTGCCGTACGGGCTGGCGGGCAACGTGGGGCAGAGCCTCGCCAAGCAGGTAACTGCCGGTCACCAGCCGGGTTACGTGGTGGAGATGAGCAGTTTTCAACTCGATCACATTGAGGCGTTCCGGCCGCGGGTCGCCGTGCTGCTCAACATCACGCCCGACCATCTGGATCGCTACGAGTATAAATTTGAGAAATACATCGACTCAAAATTTCGGATCACGGAAAATCAAACGGCCGACGACTTTTTGATTTATTATCAGGAAGATCCCGTTGTCCGCGAAGAGTTAGCGAAGCGCAGTGTCGCCGCGGCATTGCTGCCGGTTTCGTTGGCTGACGTCCTGCCCGAAGGGGCATTTGTAGAAGGAACCGACCTGCGCATCAAAGTGGGAAAGACGGACTGGCGTTTTGCGATTGATGCTTTGCCTATCAAAGGGAAGCACAACCTGATCAACGCCGGGGCGGCGCTCCTCGCGGTGGCGCTCCTGGGTGCAGACGAAGCTCGCGTGCGGCAGGGACTACAAACGTTCCGCAACGCGCCGCACCGGTTGGAAGATGCCGGCACGGTACAGGGCGTGCGGTTTATCAACGATTCCAAAGCCACCAACGTCGACTCGGTCAAGTACGCGCTGGATGCGGTGCCGGCGCCCATCGTTTGGATCGCGGGCGGCGTCGACAAGGGCAACGACTACGGGCAGATTGCCGACCTGGTCCGTGCAAAAGTGAAGGCGCTGGTCTGTATGGGCACCGACAATCAGCCGTTGCAAAAAGCTTTCGGTTCGTTCGGGATGCTCGTGCGGGAAACGGCCAGCATGGCCGATGCGCTGCGCGTGGCGTTTGCCGAGGCCGCGGCGGGCGATACGGTGCTTTTGTCGCCGGCCTGCGCCAGCTTCGACCTGTTTCGCAACTACGAAGACCGCGGCGAGCAGTTCAAAGCGCAGGTCCAACAACTTCAATCCACCCAAACAACTACTCCCTCATGA
- the mraY gene encoding phospho-N-acetylmuramoyl-pentapeptide-transferase, producing the protein MLYYLFAFLDEQFDFIGAGVFRYISFRAGAATIVSLLIAAIYGKRLINLLRRKQVGETVRNLGLEGQLQKQGTPTMGGIIILSAILVPTLLFARLDNIYIILLLISTVWMGLIGFIDDYIKVFKKNKEGLKGKFKVVGQVGLGLIVGLVLYFNQDVVVREYEGADTAVYTDEVFNSEDAIPSTTYQDVKSTVTTIPFVKNNELDYGKLAEWTIGRDYTWVIYVVVVIVVVTAVSNGANITDGIDGLAAGSSAIIAFTLAVLAYVSGHAFFSDYLNIMFIPDSAEMVIFCAAFIGACIGFLWYNSYPAQVFMGDTGSLAIGGIIAVLALAIRKELLIPLLCGIFLVENISVMMQVSYFKYTKKKYGEGRRIFKMSPLHHHYQKLNYHESKIVTRFWIVGIMLAILTLGTLKLR; encoded by the coding sequence ATGCTGTATTATCTGTTTGCTTTCCTGGACGAGCAGTTCGACTTTATCGGGGCCGGCGTGTTCCGCTACATTTCGTTCCGGGCCGGTGCCGCCACCATTGTGTCGCTGCTGATCGCCGCCATTTACGGCAAGCGCCTGATCAACCTGCTGCGGCGCAAGCAGGTGGGCGAAACGGTGCGCAACCTGGGCCTGGAAGGGCAACTGCAAAAGCAGGGAACGCCGACTATGGGCGGCATCATCATCCTGTCGGCCATCCTGGTGCCAACGTTGCTTTTTGCGCGTCTGGACAACATTTACATCATTCTGCTGCTGATCTCCACCGTCTGGATGGGTCTGATCGGCTTTATCGACGACTACATCAAAGTCTTCAAAAAGAACAAAGAGGGACTAAAAGGGAAGTTCAAAGTCGTGGGACAGGTTGGCCTCGGGCTGATCGTTGGCTTGGTGCTCTATTTCAACCAGGACGTGGTGGTCCGCGAATACGAAGGGGCCGATACGGCGGTCTACACCGACGAGGTCTTTAACTCGGAAGACGCCATTCCGAGCACGACCTACCAGGATGTCAAATCGACGGTGACGACCATCCCGTTCGTCAAAAACAACGAACTGGACTACGGAAAGCTGGCCGAATGGACCATCGGCCGCGATTACACGTGGGTCATCTACGTGGTCGTGGTCATTGTCGTGGTCACGGCCGTGTCGAACGGTGCCAACATCACCGACGGCATCGACGGACTGGCCGCGGGCTCTTCCGCCATCATTGCCTTTACCCTGGCGGTGCTCGCTTACGTGTCGGGCCACGCCTTTTTCTCCGACTACCTGAACATCATGTTCATTCCCGACAGCGCCGAGATGGTCATCTTTTGTGCGGCGTTCATCGGAGCCTGCATCGGGTTTCTGTGGTACAATTCCTATCCCGCGCAGGTGTTCATGGGCGATACGGGCAGCCTCGCCATCGGCGGCATCATTGCGGTACTGGCGCTGGCCATCCGCAAAGAGCTGCTCATTCCGCTGCTGTGCGGCATCTTCCTGGTCGAGAACATCTCGGTCATGATGCAGGTGTCGTACTTCAAATACACGAAAAAGAAATACGGAGAAGGCCGACGGATTTTCAAAATGTCGCCGCTCCATCACCATTACCAAAAACTGAATTACCACGAATCGAAAATCGTCACGCGCTTCTGGATCGTCGGCATCATGCTGGCCATCCTGACGCTGGGCACCCTGAAGTTGCGATAA
- the mraZ gene encoding division/cell wall cluster transcriptional repressor MraZ — protein sequence MNGFSGEYESKLDGKGRMILPARLKAKLPEKTPDVPDVVLVRGFEPCLVVYTYSVWKEVFEKVAALNEFNEAFRTFQRSFLRGCTELELDPNGRLLLPRLMRAYAGLEKEVVVVGLGNRMELWEPTRYEAHLLQDASALSQAAEAILGDKREEFIIKVNHN from the coding sequence ATGAACGGTTTTTCGGGAGAGTACGAGAGCAAGCTGGACGGGAAAGGACGGATGATTTTGCCGGCCCGACTCAAAGCCAAATTGCCCGAAAAAACACCCGATGTGCCCGACGTTGTGCTGGTGCGTGGTTTTGAGCCCTGCCTGGTGGTATACACCTACTCGGTGTGGAAAGAGGTCTTTGAGAAAGTGGCGGCACTCAACGAGTTCAACGAGGCGTTTCGCACGTTTCAGCGCTCGTTTTTGAGAGGATGTACGGAGCTGGAGCTTGACCCGAACGGGCGGCTGCTGCTGCCGCGCCTGATGCGGGCCTACGCGGGTCTGGAGAAAGAAGTCGTGGTGGTGGGCCTGGGAAACCGCATGGAACTCTGGGAGCCCACGCGCTACGAGGCGCATCTGTTGCAGGATGCCAGCGCGCTTTCGCAAGCCGCCGAGGCGATTCTGGGCGACAAACGCGAAGAGTTTATTATTAAAGTCAATCACAATTAA
- a CDS encoding FtsL-like putative cell division protein, with translation MATNRLKSPPKTKTPGSGLFGRLRGGSWLRTIASRGFSVRYVPHLLFLVLLGLLYIANSHYANKTYRKLARLDAQVEDLRVDYTSQKAKYMFYSKQSEVARRIREQNLGLVESARPPLKIVVPKDEY, from the coding sequence ATGGCTACGAACCGATTGAAATCACCCCCTAAAACGAAGACGCCGGGGAGCGGTCTGTTCGGGCGGCTGCGTGGTGGTTCCTGGTTGCGGACCATTGCGAGTCGGGGGTTTTCAGTGCGGTACGTGCCGCACCTGCTGTTTCTGGTGTTGCTGGGTCTTTTGTACATCGCCAACAGCCACTACGCCAACAAGACCTACCGGAAACTGGCGCGCCTCGATGCCCAGGTGGAAGACCTCCGCGTCGACTACACCTCGCAAAAGGCGAAGTACATGTTTTACAGCAAGCAGTCGGAAGTGGCCCGGCGCATTCGTGAGCAAAACCTGGGGCTGGTCGAAAGCGCACGGCCCCCGTTGAAAATCGTCGTACCGAAAGATGAATATTAA